The following are from one region of the Corythoichthys intestinalis isolate RoL2023-P3 chromosome 17, ASM3026506v1, whole genome shotgun sequence genome:
- the slc5a1 gene encoding sodium/glucose cotransporter 1 isoform X2: MPRDYFGFSYVKRDAMNNTSSIAINNPADISVIVIYFLVVLAVGLWAMVRTNRATVGGFFLAGRSMVWWPIGASLFASNIGSGHFVGIAGTAAATGIATGGFEWNALIVVVLLGWLFVPIYIKAGVVTMPEYLKKRFGGQRIRIYLSVLSLFLYIFTKISADLFSGAIFINLALGLNIYLAVVALLVVTALYTVTGGLAAVIYTDTLQTIIMIVGSFILMGFAFNEVGGYENFQERYMNAIPSITGNISKSCYEPRQDSFHIFRDAITGDLPWPGLVFGLTIQALWYWCTDQVIVQRCLSGKNLSHVKGGCILCGYLKLVPMFIIVFPGMISRILYTDVVACVDPNECIKHCGTSVGCTNIAYPKLVVNLMPDGLRGLMLSVMLASLMSSLTSIFNSASTLFTMDIYTKIRPSASEKELMIIGRAFILVLIGVSIAWIPVVQSAQSGQLFDYIQAITGYLTPPVAAVFILGIFCKRVNESGAFYGLTIGLVIGLTRMIAEFVYGTGSCVEPSDCPTIICGVHYLYFAIILFVLSCIIILGVSLVTKPIPDKHLYRLCWSLRNSTEERVDLEKEDWVENVNNMEIEEPEEEPGFCKKTLECFCGLEQKKAPKLSKEEEAELQKKLTDTTEVPLWRNVVNINAILLLCVAVFFHGFYG; encoded by the exons GCTATGGTTCGCACCAACCGCGCCACTGTCGGTGGCTTCTTCCTCGCAGGCAGAAGTATGGTTTGGTGGCCG ATTGGAGCATCTCTTTTCGCCAGTAACATTGGAAGTGGGCACTTTGTGGGAATTGCCGGGACTGCTGCTGCTACTGGAATAGCCACTGGTGGATTTGAATGGAAT GCCCTGATTGTTGTGGTCCTCCTGGGTTGGCTATTTGTTCCTATCTACATTAAAGCTGGG GTGGTCACCATGCCTGAGTACCTTAAGAAGAGGTTTGGAGGTCAACGCATTCGTATCTACCTCTCCGTGCTGTCcctcttcctgtatattttcacCAAGATCTCA GCAGACTTGTTCTCCGGCGCCATTTTTATCAACCTGGCCCTCGGCCTGAACATCTACCTGGCTGTTGTGGCCTTGCTTGTGGTAACGGCCTTGTACACCGTTACAG GTGGCTTGGCGGCAGTGATATACACAGACACCTTACAAACCATCATTATGATCGTCGGATCATTCATTCTCATGGGCTTtg CCTTCAATGAAGTTGGCGGCTATGAAAACTTCCAAGAACGCTACATGAACGCCATTCCCTCCATTACGGGGAACATCAGCAAGAGTTGCTATGAGCCTCGGCAGGACTCCTTCCACATTTTTAGGGACGCCATTACAGGAGACCTGCCATGGCCTGGCTTAGTGTTTGGGCTTACTATTCAAGCCTTGTGGTATTGGTGCACTGATCAG GTGATCGTGCAGCGTTGCCTGTCAGGAAAGAATTTATCCCACGTTAAAGGTGGCTGCATTTTATGCGGCTACCTAAAGCTGGTGCCCATGTTCATCATTGTTTTCCCTGGAATGATCAGCAGGATCCTGTACACTG ACGTTGTGGCGTGCGTCGACCCGAATGAATGTATAAAACACTGTGGGACCAGCGTGGGCTGCACAAACATTGCTTATCCCAAACTAGTGGTGAATCTGATGCCCGACG GTCTACGTGGCCTCATGCTGTCGGTCATGCTAGCCTCGCTTATGAGTTCCCTAACCTCCATCTTCAACAGCGCCAGCACTCTGTTCACCATGGACATCTACACCAAGATTCGTCCTTCCGCTTCTGAGAAGGAGCTCATGATCATTGGCag GGCATTTATCTTGGTACTTATTGGTGTAAGCATAGCGTGGATTCCAGTGGTCCAGTCGGCTCAGAGCGGTCAGCTTTTTGACTACATCCAGGCCATCACTGGCTATCTCACGCCACCTGTCGCTGCCGTTTTCATACTGGGCATCTTCTGCAAGCGAGTCAATGAGTCT GGTGCCTTTTACGGTCTCACCATCGGGCTCGTAATCGGCCTAACCAGGATGATCGCAGAGTTTGTTTACGGCACAGGTAGCTGTGTGGAGCCCAGTGACTGTCCCACCATCATATGTGGAGTTCACTATCTCTACTTCGCCATCATCCTCTTTGTGCTCTCCTGCATCATTATTCTCGGCGTGTCCCTTGTGACCAAACCCATTCCAGACAAACAC ttGTATCGACTGTGTTGGAGCCTGAGGAACTCTACTGAAGAGAGAGTCGATCTGGAGAAAGAAGACTGGGTGGAAAATGTCAACAACATGGAAATAGAGG aaCCAGAGGAGGAACCAGGTTTTTGCAAGAAGACACTGGAGTGTTTCTGTGgcctggagcaaaaaaaagctccaaagctGAGCAAAGAGGAGGAGGCGGAGCTGCAGAAGAAGCTCACGGACACAACCGAAGTGCCGCTCTGGAGGAATGTTGTCAATATCAATGCTATCCTCCTCCTTTGTGTAGCAGTCTTCTTTCATGGGTTTTACGGCTAA
- the dpm2 gene encoding dolichol phosphate-mannose biosynthesis regulatory protein yields MATGVDQAAGMSLIVFSLLLFTYYSIWVIVLPFMDSDHVLHKYFLPREYSVILPGIAAVVLLLCVGAFTAVVLWKNKNPKKVN; encoded by the exons GCTACTGGAGTGGATCAAGCAGCAGGCATGAGCCTTATTGTCTTCAGTCTTTTGCTGTTTACGTACTATTCTATTTGGGTCATTGTTCTG CCTTTCATGGACAGTGATCATGTATTACACAAGTATTTTCTTCCACGAGAATACTCAGTAATTCTTCCTGGCATTGCTGCAGTAGTACTGCTCCTTTGCGTAG GAGCCTTCACTGCTGTAGTCCTTTGGAAGAATAAGAATCCCAAAAAGGTTAACTAA
- the slc5a1 gene encoding sodium/glucose cotransporter 1 isoform X1, producing the protein MPRDYFGFSYVKRDAMNNTSSIAINNPADISVIVIYFLVVLAVGLWAMVRTNRATVGGFFLAGRSMVWWPIGASLFASNIGSGHFVGIAGTAAATGIATGGFEWNALIVVVLLGWLFVPIYIKAGVVTMPEYLKKRFGGQRIRIYLSVLSLFLYIFTKISADLFSGAIFINLALGLNIYLAVVALLVVTALYTVTGGLAAVIYTDTLQTIIMIVGSFILMGFAFNEVGGYENFQERYMNAIPSITGNISKSCYEPRQDSFHIFRDAITGDLPWPGLVFGLTIQALWYWCTDQVIVQRCLSGKNLSHVKGGCILCGYLKLVPMFIIVFPGMISRILYTDVVACVDPNECIKHCGTSVGCTNIAYPKLVVNLMPDGLRGLMLSVMLASLMSSLTSIFNSASTLFTMDIYTKIRPSASEKELMIIGRLKKLFDVNQLFWLSFNCHCACIYCRAFILVLIGVSIAWIPVVQSAQSGQLFDYIQAITGYLTPPVAAVFILGIFCKRVNESGAFYGLTIGLVIGLTRMIAEFVYGTGSCVEPSDCPTIICGVHYLYFAIILFVLSCIIILGVSLVTKPIPDKHLYRLCWSLRNSTEERVDLEKEDWVENVNNMEIEEPEEEPGFCKKTLECFCGLEQKKAPKLSKEEEAELQKKLTDTTEVPLWRNVVNINAILLLCVAVFFHGFYG; encoded by the exons GCTATGGTTCGCACCAACCGCGCCACTGTCGGTGGCTTCTTCCTCGCAGGCAGAAGTATGGTTTGGTGGCCG ATTGGAGCATCTCTTTTCGCCAGTAACATTGGAAGTGGGCACTTTGTGGGAATTGCCGGGACTGCTGCTGCTACTGGAATAGCCACTGGTGGATTTGAATGGAAT GCCCTGATTGTTGTGGTCCTCCTGGGTTGGCTATTTGTTCCTATCTACATTAAAGCTGGG GTGGTCACCATGCCTGAGTACCTTAAGAAGAGGTTTGGAGGTCAACGCATTCGTATCTACCTCTCCGTGCTGTCcctcttcctgtatattttcacCAAGATCTCA GCAGACTTGTTCTCCGGCGCCATTTTTATCAACCTGGCCCTCGGCCTGAACATCTACCTGGCTGTTGTGGCCTTGCTTGTGGTAACGGCCTTGTACACCGTTACAG GTGGCTTGGCGGCAGTGATATACACAGACACCTTACAAACCATCATTATGATCGTCGGATCATTCATTCTCATGGGCTTtg CCTTCAATGAAGTTGGCGGCTATGAAAACTTCCAAGAACGCTACATGAACGCCATTCCCTCCATTACGGGGAACATCAGCAAGAGTTGCTATGAGCCTCGGCAGGACTCCTTCCACATTTTTAGGGACGCCATTACAGGAGACCTGCCATGGCCTGGCTTAGTGTTTGGGCTTACTATTCAAGCCTTGTGGTATTGGTGCACTGATCAG GTGATCGTGCAGCGTTGCCTGTCAGGAAAGAATTTATCCCACGTTAAAGGTGGCTGCATTTTATGCGGCTACCTAAAGCTGGTGCCCATGTTCATCATTGTTTTCCCTGGAATGATCAGCAGGATCCTGTACACTG ACGTTGTGGCGTGCGTCGACCCGAATGAATGTATAAAACACTGTGGGACCAGCGTGGGCTGCACAAACATTGCTTATCCCAAACTAGTGGTGAATCTGATGCCCGACG GTCTACGTGGCCTCATGCTGTCGGTCATGCTAGCCTCGCTTATGAGTTCCCTAACCTCCATCTTCAACAGCGCCAGCACTCTGTTCACCATGGACATCTACACCAAGATTCGTCCTTCCGCTTCTGAGAAGGAGCTCATGATCATTGGCaggttaaaaaaattgtttgacgTGAACCAATTGTTTTGGCTCAGCTTCAACTGCCACTGTGCTTGCATTTATTGCAGGGCATTTATCTTGGTACTTATTGGTGTAAGCATAGCGTGGATTCCAGTGGTCCAGTCGGCTCAGAGCGGTCAGCTTTTTGACTACATCCAGGCCATCACTGGCTATCTCACGCCACCTGTCGCTGCCGTTTTCATACTGGGCATCTTCTGCAAGCGAGTCAATGAGTCT GGTGCCTTTTACGGTCTCACCATCGGGCTCGTAATCGGCCTAACCAGGATGATCGCAGAGTTTGTTTACGGCACAGGTAGCTGTGTGGAGCCCAGTGACTGTCCCACCATCATATGTGGAGTTCACTATCTCTACTTCGCCATCATCCTCTTTGTGCTCTCCTGCATCATTATTCTCGGCGTGTCCCTTGTGACCAAACCCATTCCAGACAAACAC ttGTATCGACTGTGTTGGAGCCTGAGGAACTCTACTGAAGAGAGAGTCGATCTGGAGAAAGAAGACTGGGTGGAAAATGTCAACAACATGGAAATAGAGG aaCCAGAGGAGGAACCAGGTTTTTGCAAGAAGACACTGGAGTGTTTCTGTGgcctggagcaaaaaaaagctccaaagctGAGCAAAGAGGAGGAGGCGGAGCTGCAGAAGAAGCTCACGGACACAACCGAAGTGCCGCTCTGGAGGAATGTTGTCAATATCAATGCTATCCTCCTCCTTTGTGTAGCAGTCTTCTTTCATGGGTTTTACGGCTAA